A genomic region of Corallococcus macrosporus contains the following coding sequences:
- a CDS encoding acetyl-CoA acetyltransferase yields MKDANRIPVVVGVGQINDRPEDPLTGLDSLGLMEAALRAADADAGGGWLSRLDSLAVVDQLSFRQMGPLPLALAQRLGARPRFHEQTAEANGDSPVRLLHEAANRIASGAAEVAAVVGGEALRTASRRAALAAGDAPSAHNAATRIGVKAHAAYRKRYGLNSPVDVYPLYENAGRAAYGQTLAEAQRESGEIWSRFSQVAAGNAGAWIREPLSVEEIVTPSPSNRPIAFPYCKRMVANSAVNQGAGFLVTSQAKALAHGVPEDRLVYVGRGVAAHEPEDFLARDGYARSPSMSVSLRRTLELNGLTVDALDFVELYSCFPCVPKMARRVLGWPLEKPATVFGGLTFGGGPIANYMSHAVVSMVQRLREQGRHGLLFGNGGFATHNHSLVLTREPQPAGTLPQSFEHQAEADAARGPVPPFVEDFTGPGRIETYTVLYERDGSPRFGVIVGRGASGERFLAKVPARDTAGIDFLCDGKEEPVGSEGHAVVGPGGDILWHRAQAHDRAKSVDG; encoded by the coding sequence ATGAAGGACGCGAACCGGATTCCCGTCGTCGTGGGCGTGGGGCAGATCAACGACCGGCCCGAGGATCCGCTGACGGGCCTGGATTCGCTGGGCTTGATGGAGGCCGCGCTGCGAGCGGCGGACGCGGACGCGGGCGGCGGCTGGCTCTCCCGGTTGGATTCGCTGGCGGTGGTGGATCAGCTCTCGTTCCGCCAGATGGGCCCATTGCCACTCGCACTGGCGCAGCGCCTGGGCGCTCGGCCGCGCTTCCACGAACAGACAGCGGAAGCCAATGGCGACAGCCCGGTGCGGCTGCTCCACGAAGCCGCCAACCGGATTGCCTCTGGAGCGGCGGAGGTCGCGGCGGTCGTGGGCGGCGAGGCGCTGCGCACCGCATCCCGGCGAGCGGCCCTGGCTGCTGGAGATGCCCCGTCCGCGCACAACGCCGCGACCCGCATTGGAGTCAAGGCGCACGCGGCCTACCGGAAGCGCTACGGCCTCAACTCGCCGGTCGACGTCTATCCTCTGTATGAGAACGCGGGCCGCGCGGCGTATGGCCAGACGTTGGCGGAGGCGCAGCGGGAGAGCGGGGAGATCTGGTCGCGGTTCTCCCAGGTCGCCGCGGGCAATGCTGGCGCGTGGATCCGCGAGCCCTTGTCCGTGGAAGAGATTGTGACGCCCTCGCCGTCCAACCGGCCCATCGCGTTTCCGTACTGCAAGCGGATGGTGGCGAACAGCGCCGTCAACCAAGGCGCGGGGTTTCTCGTCACCAGCCAGGCGAAGGCCCTGGCGCACGGCGTGCCCGAGGACCGCCTCGTGTACGTGGGGCGAGGCGTGGCGGCGCATGAACCGGAGGACTTCCTCGCGCGGGATGGCTACGCACGCTCACCGAGCATGTCCGTCTCCCTACGCCGCACGCTGGAGCTGAACGGGCTGACCGTCGACGCGCTGGACTTCGTGGAGCTCTACAGTTGCTTCCCATGCGTGCCGAAGATGGCGCGCAGGGTGCTGGGCTGGCCGCTGGAGAAGCCCGCCACTGTGTTCGGCGGCCTCACGTTCGGTGGTGGCCCCATCGCCAACTACATGAGCCACGCGGTGGTCAGCATGGTGCAGCGGCTGCGCGAGCAGGGCCGTCACGGCCTGCTCTTCGGCAACGGCGGCTTCGCGACGCACAATCACAGCCTTGTGCTCACGCGCGAGCCGCAGCCCGCCGGAACGCTCCCGCAGTCCTTCGAGCACCAGGCGGAAGCAGACGCCGCGCGTGGCCCCGTCCCTCCATTCGTGGAGGACTTCACCGGCCCCGGCCGCATCGAGACGTACACGGTGCTGTACGAACGGGACGGCAGCCCGAGGTTCGGCGTCATCGTCGGGCGCGGCGCGTCCGGTGAGCGCTTCCTCGCGAAGGTCCCGGCGCGGGACACCGCGGGCATCGACTTCCTGTGCGACGGGAAGGAGGAGCCTGTCGGCAGTGAAGGGCACGCCGTCGTAGGACCGGGTGGGGACATCCTCTGGCACCGGGCTCAGGCCCATGACCGGGCGAAGTCCGTGGATGGGTAG